In Paraburkholderia youngii, the genomic stretch GCGCGGCCATCGGCGAGCGCGGCTTCGAGCTCTTTCACGAAGAGCCCCTTACCACCAACCTTCGACAGCGTGCGATCGAGAATCTGATCACCACGTGTCGTCATTCCGAGGATTTTTACGTCACAAGATGGATATAATTTGTGCAGCGCACATCGCACGTGCTCGGCTTGCCACATGGCAAGGCGGCTCTCTCGCGACGCAATGACAAGCGTGTGGGGTGGCGTGGAAAACGTCTCGGTGTTCATTAGCTTGCTGCTTGATGTCGGGATCGAATAACAATCAATGTTAGCACGCGCCCTTTTTTGTGCCCTTGGGTTCCAAGGCACCGCAGGGCGCTGTGCGCAAGCGGTATCGACGGAGGAGACGGGCTCCGCGCCGCGCGCGAAGGCCCCCATTCAGCGTTGTCACGCACGGTCGTTCGCGCGCCGCGCGGCGGCATGCGGGATGATGCAATGCGGCGAACACGCTGCGGCAATGCGTGCCGCGTGTTCAGTCTCTTCGCGGGCTGGCAGCCCGTGGCTCCCTTCTCCCTCGTCGGCGTCGCGCGATCGGCAGCGCTTGCGTGGTTCCTCGCACGCGGTGCGGCACGCGCGGCTCGATTGGTAGCGGGTCGGCAGTCGCCGTTTGCAGTCCGCCGTCTCAGGTCTTTATTGCAGTCGCATTAGCAGTCTGTCTTGCAGTCCGTTGCGCAGTCCCTGTTGCACGCAGTTCACGTTGTACTTGCTGGTTGCAGTTCGCAGTCGCAGTTCATCAATCAACAGACCCTGGCTTCCCCGAGGAAACTCATCGTGACGTCTTCCGGATCGGCGCGCCCCGCCCGCCGCAACACTGCCTCGCCCACCGCTCGCCCGGCCGACGCCGCGGCGCCCGACGTCCTGTCCAACGCTGCCGCGCAAGCCGCCAAGGCCTCGAAGGCCTCGCAAACCTCTGTGCCCGTCAAGCAGGACAAGGCGCCCAAAGCAACGAAATCCGGCAAGGCCGAAAAAGCCGCGACTTCGGCCACCGCCAGCAAGCCGGCCAAGGTCAAGATCAAGATCGAAGGCGACGCGACACCCCCGCGCGCCGCTGAAACGGAAAAGCTCGAGGCCGTGTCGCAAGCTGAGCCCGCCGCCGCGCCCACCGTGAAGAACGGCGGCCGCACGCGCGAGGACAAGGACCACCCGCTGTTCCAGGACATCCGCTATCTCGGCCGGCTACTCGGCGACGTGCTGCGCGAGCAGGAAGGCGACGCCGTATTCGACGTCGTCGAAACGATCCGGCAGAACGCGGTGCGCTTCCGTCGCGAGGACGATAGCGCCGCCGCACAGACGCTCGACAAGAAGCTGCGCTCGCTGACGCCGGAGCAGACCGTCAGCGTCGTGCGCGCGTTCAGCTATTTTTCGCATCTCGCGAACATCGCCGAGGACCGCCACCGCAACCGTCGTCACCGCATTCATGCGCTCGCGGGCTCGGCCTCGCAGCCGGGCACGATCGCGCATGCGCTCGAGCGGCTCGTCGCGGCCGGTGCCGCCGCGACGCCGGTGCTGCAGCGGTTTTTCGACGACGCGCTGATCATGCCGGTGCTGACCGCGCACCCGACCGAGGTGCAGCGCAAGAGCATTCTTGACGCGCAGCACGACATCGCGCGGCTGCTCGCCGAGCGCGACCAGCCGCTGACGAATCGCGAGCGCGCGCACAACGAAGCGATGCTGCGCGCGCGCGTCACGTCGCTGTGGCAAACGCGGATGCTGCGCGACGCGCGCCTGACGGTCGCCGACGAAATCGAGAACGCGCTGTCGTACTACCGCAGCACCTTCCTCGAAGAACTGCCGGCGCTGTATGCCGACATCGAGGAAGCGCTGAAGGAGCATGGCCTCGAAGCGCGCCTGCCGCCGTTCTTCCAGATGGGCAGCTGGATCGGCGGCGATCGCGACGGTAATCCGAACGTCACCGCCGAAACGCTCGAAAACGCCATCACCCGTCAGGCCGCGGTGATCTTCGAGCACTACCTGGTGCAGGTGCACAAGCTCGGCGAGGAGCTATCGATGTCGAATGTGCTCGTCGGCACGAGCGATGCGCTCAACGAGCTTGCGGACATCTCGCCCGACCACTCGCCGCATCGCACCGACGAGCCGTATCGTCGCGCGCTGATCGGCATCTACACGCGGCTCGCGGCGAGCGCGCGCGTGCGTCTCGGCGAAGGCAGCGTGCCGCTGCGCAGCGCCGGCCGCGGCGTCGCGCCGATTCGCGCTATCCCCTACGACGACGCCGCCGATTTCGTGCGCGACCTGCACGTGCTGATCGATTCGCTCGCCGAGCATCACGGTGCGCCGCTCGCCTCGCCGCGTCTCGCACCGCTCGCTCGCGCGGCCGAAGTGTTCGGCTTCCATCTCGCGAGCATCGATCTGCGGCAAAGCTCCGACATCCACGAAGCGGTGATCGCCGAGCTGCTGAAGCGCGCCGGTGTCGAGGACGACTACGCGGGGTTGTCGGAAGCGGACAAGCTGAACGTGCTGCTCGCCGAACTCGCGCAGCCGCGCGCGCTGCGCGTGCCCTACGCCGAGTACTCCGACCTCGTGAAGAGCGAGCTCGCGGTGCTCGAGGAAGCGCGCCTCACGCGCGAAAAATTCGGCGCGCGCGCGGTGCGCAACTACATCATTTCGCATACGGAGACCGTCAGCGATCTGGTCGAGGTGATGCTGCTGCAGAAGGAAACCGGCCTGTTGCGCGGACGTCTCGGCGACGAGCACGACCCAGCGCGCGCGGGCCTGATGGTGATCCCGCTGTTCGAGACGATCCCCGATCTGCGCAATGCTCCGCACATCATGCGCGATCTGTTCGCGCTGCCGGGCATCGGCACGCTGATCGAACATCAGGGCAACGAGCAGGAAGTGATGCTCGGCTACTCGGACAGCAACAAGGACGGCGGCTTCCTGACGTCGAACTGGGAGCTGTATCGCGCGGAGCTGGCGCTCTTGTCGCTGTTCAACGAACGCGGCGTGACGCTGCGTCTGTTCCATGGACGCGGCGGC encodes the following:
- the ppc gene encoding phosphoenolpyruvate carboxylase; the protein is MTSSGSARPARRNTASPTARPADAAAPDVLSNAAAQAAKASKASQTSVPVKQDKAPKATKSGKAEKAATSATASKPAKVKIKIEGDATPPRAAETEKLEAVSQAEPAAAPTVKNGGRTREDKDHPLFQDIRYLGRLLGDVLREQEGDAVFDVVETIRQNAVRFRREDDSAAAQTLDKKLRSLTPEQTVSVVRAFSYFSHLANIAEDRHRNRRHRIHALAGSASQPGTIAHALERLVAAGAAATPVLQRFFDDALIMPVLTAHPTEVQRKSILDAQHDIARLLAERDQPLTNRERAHNEAMLRARVTSLWQTRMLRDARLTVADEIENALSYYRSTFLEELPALYADIEEALKEHGLEARLPPFFQMGSWIGGDRDGNPNVTAETLENAITRQAAVIFEHYLVQVHKLGEELSMSNVLVGTSDALNELADISPDHSPHRTDEPYRRALIGIYTRLAASARVRLGEGSVPLRSAGRGVAPIRAIPYDDAADFVRDLHVLIDSLAEHHGAPLASPRLAPLARAAEVFGFHLASIDLRQSSDIHEAVIAELLKRAGVEDDYAGLSEADKLNVLLAELAQPRALRVPYAEYSDLVKSELAVLEEARLTREKFGARAVRNYIISHTETVSDLVEVMLLQKETGLLRGRLGDEHDPARAGLMVIPLFETIPDLRNAPHIMRDLFALPGIGTLIEHQGNEQEVMLGYSDSNKDGGFLTSNWELYRAELALLSLFNERGVTLRLFHGRGGTVGRGGGPTYQAILSQPPGTVDGQIRLTEQGEVIASKFANPEIGRRNLETVVAATLEASLLPHDHTLAELPVYEETMQQLSDTAMATYRALVYETPGFKEYFFESTPIAEIAELNIGSRPASRKLQDPKQRKIEDLRAIPWGFSWGQCRLLLTGWYGFGSAVTEHLDSAPSDAERARRLALLKKMHKSWPFFANLMSNMDMVIAKTDLAVASRYAALVTDKKLRKHVFERIVAEWERTSKVLSEITGKSERLAENPLLARSIKNRFPYLDPLNHLQVELLKRYRAGDTNARVRRGIHLCINGIAAGLRNTG